From Aristaeella lactis, the proteins below share one genomic window:
- the htpG gene encoding molecular chaperone HtpG produces MKKEKGSVSIDAQNIMPVIKRWLYSDKDIFLREAVSNACDAITKFRMLHPDSEEAMSVTVTVDKEKKQITISDTGIGMTADEVRKYINQVAFSGAAEFMKQFENEKPEEKGDIIGHFGLGFYSVFMVSDKVEIQTLSSEGEADPVHWVSEDGMSFELSGGKRKAHGTDIILHITEEEKEFLDVWKVREVLNRYCGYMTYPVMLEDANAKPVEKDVPVGDEKNEDGTQKTEKVLEVPKPQQINDTAPLWLKKPSECKDEEYKEFYHKVFMDFDDPLFWIHLNVDYPFNLKGILYFPKLKNDFGTHEGQIKLFAGQVFVADNIKEVIPEFLMLLKGVIDCPDLPLNVSRSFLQNDGYVKKISTHITKKVADKLNSLMNTERETYEGYWDDIAPFVKYGCIKDSKFFDMVKDSVLLKKTDGKYSTIAEYKAANFDKTDKKVYYTNDEKRQAASVKLYTDRGIEVAVMNTIIDGNFMSFMEYQGKEEDRVTFARVDADIDGLKEESEEGKDLDAGKLQTLFRGALGKENLEVKLESLGDADMTAMVTEDEQMRRYKEMSRLYGQNFPIPDSFTLVLNRRNTTVQALAQRDPEDETTKMLCCQVYDLARMAAQPLEAEEITAFLDRSRKLLAMMVNK; encoded by the coding sequence AGCGCTGGCTGTATTCAGATAAGGATATTTTCCTGCGGGAAGCGGTTTCCAACGCCTGCGACGCTATCACAAAGTTCCGGATGCTTCATCCGGACAGTGAGGAGGCCATGAGCGTTACCGTTACCGTGGACAAGGAAAAGAAGCAGATCACCATCTCCGATACCGGTATCGGCATGACCGCGGATGAGGTACGCAAGTACATCAACCAGGTGGCTTTCTCCGGCGCCGCGGAATTCATGAAGCAGTTTGAAAATGAAAAACCGGAGGAGAAAGGCGATATCATCGGCCACTTCGGCCTGGGCTTCTATTCCGTCTTCATGGTCAGCGACAAGGTGGAGATCCAGACTCTCAGCAGCGAGGGAGAGGCGGATCCGGTCCACTGGGTGTCTGAAGACGGTATGAGCTTCGAGCTCTCCGGAGGCAAGCGCAAAGCACACGGTACGGATATCATCCTGCATATTACGGAAGAGGAAAAGGAATTCCTGGACGTGTGGAAAGTGCGGGAAGTCCTGAACCGCTACTGCGGCTATATGACTTATCCGGTAATGCTGGAGGACGCCAACGCGAAGCCCGTGGAAAAGGACGTGCCTGTCGGGGATGAAAAGAATGAGGACGGTACGCAGAAAACCGAAAAGGTGCTTGAAGTTCCGAAGCCCCAGCAGATCAACGATACCGCGCCCCTGTGGCTGAAGAAGCCCTCGGAGTGCAAGGATGAGGAATATAAGGAATTCTATCACAAGGTCTTCATGGACTTTGACGATCCCCTGTTCTGGATCCACCTGAATGTGGACTATCCCTTCAACCTCAAGGGCATCCTGTATTTCCCGAAACTTAAGAATGACTTCGGTACCCACGAAGGCCAGATCAAGCTGTTCGCCGGCCAGGTGTTTGTAGCGGACAACATCAAGGAGGTCATTCCGGAATTCCTGATGCTGCTCAAGGGCGTCATTGACTGTCCCGACCTGCCCCTGAATGTCAGCCGTTCCTTCCTGCAGAATGACGGCTACGTGAAGAAGATCAGCACCCACATCACCAAGAAGGTGGCGGACAAGCTGAACAGCCTTATGAATACGGAACGGGAAACCTACGAAGGCTACTGGGATGACATCGCTCCTTTCGTCAAGTACGGCTGCATCAAGGACAGCAAGTTCTTTGACATGGTGAAGGATTCCGTGTTGCTGAAGAAGACCGACGGCAAATACAGCACCATCGCGGAATACAAGGCCGCCAACTTCGACAAAACCGATAAGAAGGTCTATTACACCAACGATGAAAAGCGCCAGGCGGCCTCTGTAAAGCTGTACACGGACCGTGGCATTGAAGTCGCGGTGATGAACACCATCATCGACGGCAATTTCATGTCCTTCATGGAATACCAGGGCAAGGAGGAGGACCGGGTGACCTTCGCCCGGGTGGACGCGGATATCGACGGCCTGAAGGAAGAATCCGAAGAAGGCAAGGATCTGGACGCCGGGAAACTGCAGACCCTCTTCCGGGGCGCCCTGGGCAAGGAAAACCTGGAAGTGAAGCTGGAATCCCTGGGCGACGCGGACATGACCGCTATGGTTACCGAGGATGAACAGATGCGCCGCTATAAGGAAATGAGCCGTCTCTACGGCCAGAATTTCCCGATCCCGGACAGCTTCACCCTTGTGCTGAACCGCCGCAACACCACTGTCCAGGCGCTGGCACAGCGGGATCCGGAGGATGAGACCACAAAGATGCTCTGCTGCCAGGTGTATGACCTGGCCCGTATGGCGGCCCAGCCGCTGGAAGCGGAGGAAATCACCGCATTCCTGGACCGGAGCCGGAAGCTGCTGGCAATGATGGTGAATAAATGA